AGTTGATACTATAAAAGAGGAGTTAGAAGCATCACAGCATAATCAAGATAAATACAACTTAGAACTTCTGCAAAAAGATTTAGAGTATAAAGCTATAAACTATGATGAGGTAAAACATCAAGAAAAAGCAAAAGAGTTTGATGAGGTACAAAAACAAAAAGATAGTTTAGTAACTCTTATAAATGATTTAAAAGTAAAAATAGCAACTATTGAAGGCCAAATCAAAACTATACTTGAGAGTTTACAAAACAATGAAACTCAACTAAAAAAAGTACAAACAAAAAAAGATGACCTAAATGACTATGAAAAAATTAAAATAAATTTAGCAGAGTTTAAAACAAAACTAAACTCAAAAGTAGCTCCAAGAATCTCTGATATTGCTTCAAATATGTTTGCTCAAATCACAAAAGGAAAATATCAACATATCGAAGTTTCAAATGAGTTTGACTTTTATATCTATGATGAAGGCAAAAAGTATCCAATAGAGCGATTCAGTGGTGGAGAAATCGACCTTGCAAACTTGGTTTTAAGAATCGCTATTTCAAAAACTTTGAGTGAACTAAGTGGTGCAAATAGTGTAGAGTTTTTGGCTTTTGATGAAGTTTTTGGAAGTCAAGATGATACAAGAAGAATGGAAATCCTCGAAGCCTTTCATACAATCAAAGAACAATATAGACAAATATTTTTAATCAGCCATGAAATGGAAATAAAAGAGATGTTTGAGCGAGTTGTGGAGGTTTAAGAAAATATTAATTTATTAAATATTATCGAAAAACTTTTTTAATTCAGAATAAAAATTTTCTTTATGAAGTATTAATCTTTCAACTATATTTTTTAATTTTGAATTATCAATTTTTCCATCATTTAAAAGTTTAAAAAAATGTATTCTTTCTTGTTCATAATCAAGAAGAAATTTACGTGAAGATTCTAAAGATAATAAACTTAAATTAAAATCAATTTTTGAATTTAATTCTTTCATAGAATGATGTAGATTTTTAATTTTTTCAATTTTTGAGACAAAATCATTATCTAAATTATTATCCATAATATCAGTTAACTGAATAAGTAAATAAAAATATCTTGATGATAATTCGTTTATTTCTATTAATATATTCTTTTTTAATTCAAATTTTAATTTCTTATTTTCTTGAGAGTGATTTGATTTGTTATTTATATAAGTAAAAAATCCAGCAATTAATGCACCTAATCCAATTTTTAAAGCTGTATCAGCAAGATCATACTAATTTTTTGTATTATCAATAATTGTTTTTACTTCTTCCATTCATTTTCCTTAAAATTAGTAAATTTAGATACTAATTTTATTTTAAAAATAATAAAAATAAAATTTATTTCAATCTGTAATATTTTAAATCCAAAATCTAGATTTTATATATAATCAGTTATATTATTTAATTTGGAGATAACAATATGATTAAATTGACAAAAGTTAACATATATGTTAACATATTATGAAAGAGATTTTGTTTTATAAAAGTAAATCTCAAAGAAGTTTTATAGAAGAGTTTTTGGATACTTTATCAAATAAAGAAGTAGAAAAAGTTCTTTGGGTATTTAAGTTGATAAGAGAAGATGAATTTATATCTACAAAATTTTACAAAAAGCTTGTAAATACTGAAGATATTATAGAAATTCGCGTGCAACTCTCAAATAACAATTTTAGATTTCTTGGTTTTGAACATGATGGAAAGTTGATTATTCTTACAAATGCTTTTAGAAAAAAAGAGCAAAAGACACCAAAAAATGAGATTGAATTAGCACAAAAAAGGAAAAAGGAGTATTTAAATGGATGATTTAGATAAATATATACAAAAAAGAAAAAAATTAAGTAAAGAGTTTGAAGAAAATTTTGATAAAGGTTATGATGATTTTAAAATTGGGGAGTTATTGAAATTAGCCCGAACAGAAGCTGGATTTACTCAAGAAGAAGTTGCAATAAAACTAAATACAAAAAAATCAGCAATTTCAAGAATAGAAAATCATGCTTTAGATATAAAACTATCAACGCTTCAAAACTTTGCAAATATTTTAGGAAAAGAACTAAAAATAGAGTTAGTTTAATTTAAAAAAGAAAAACCATGAACAAAATAAAACTAGAATACCACCAAGAAATAGACAATAAAATAGTAAAAAAAGAGTTGGAGTTTGAAGAAGATTTGATAAAAGTTCCATACTCTAAAGCTTCACTTTTTGTCTCAAAAGTAAAAGGTAAATCTATGCAACCAGTTATTCTTGATAACTCTTTGGTAGTTGCTGATTTATCTCAAAAAGAGTTTGAAGATGAAGCTATATTTTTGATTCACAAAGATGAAAATATGTGGATAAAAAAAGCTAGTCTTATAGAGCAAAAAGAGTTTTTTGTATCTATAAATCCTGATTTTTCTCATCTTGTTTATAAAAAAGAGGATTGTAGAATTATCGCAAAAGTTTTGATATATTTTGAAAATGAAAACTAATCAAATAATCCTATTTTACGATGAAGAGTGTCCTTTTTGTAAAAACTATACAAACTTTTTGAAGCTAAAAAAGAGTTTTGATTTAAAACTAATAGATGCTAGAAAAAATAAAATAGAACTAGAAAATATTTGTAAAAACCTAGATATAAATGATGGTTTTATAGTTGTATATGAAAATCATTGTTTTCAAGGTGCTAAAGCTTTAGAGTTTTTAAATAGTGCAGTTGATAAAACTACAATTTTGGGAAAATTGCATTTTTTCTTTGCTTATGAAAATATTTTTTCAAAATTTTTATACAAAATTCTTTTTATTTTGAGAAAATTTATACTTTTTATTTTAAGAAAAGATAGCAAAATCTGATAAGATAAAATCAAAAAGAAAATAGATGAAAGTATATGTTTATATAGTTCCAGTTGATGATGGTGCAGCTCCAAATCCTTATGGTGGAGTTTGTACTCTTGCTATTTGTAAAATGAATTTACGTAAAATTGCAAAAAAAGGTGATTGGATTATCGGGCTTTCAAACTCTTTTGAACTTATCTATACTATGAAAATCACTACTGTTATGAGTATGAAGGAGTATGACGAGTTTACAAAAGAGCATTTACAAATAAAAATACCAAATAAAACAAGTAAAATTATAGAAGAACAAATGGGCGATAGTGTTTATGATTTTTCAAATGATGAGATAAAACTTCGTCCTAGTGTTCATAGTCGTTGTACAAAAGAGATGGATTTATTTGGGGAAAACGTTTTATTATCAAATTTTTTTTATTATTTTGGAAGTGTTGCTCAAAAATTACCAAAAGAGTTTTTAGATATTGTTAGTTTAGATATTGACTTTATAGAGTTAAATGAAGAGTTAAAAAATCAATTTTTCTTTTGGTTACAAAATCAAAATTCTGAACTAAATAAAATCTATGCAAAACCTCATGTTATTGGATTAATAAGTCCAAGTGATAGAACAAAAGAGATGAGTTGTTGTAGAAGAAAAAAGATAGAGAAAAATTTTTTTAATTCTAACTCTTAAGAATTTTAAAATACTCTTCTCTACTTATTTCCCTTGCTCCCAAACTAGCTAAATGGTCATTATAAACTTGACAATCTATGATTTTGATTTCATTCTCTTTTGCCCACTGACAAAGATGATAAAAAGCAACTTTTGAAGCATCAGTTACCTTTGCAAACATACTTTCCCCACAGAAAACATCACCAATAACAAGTCCATAAAGTCCACCAACTAACTCATCATTTAGATAGGTTTCAACAGAAAAAGCAATTTCAAGTTCAAATAAATTTGTATAAGCTTCTATAAACTCTTCACTTATCCAAGTGCTATCTTCATGTTTTCTTTTAATTTGGGAACATTCACGCATAACTTTTTCAAAGTTTTCATTTGATTTAACTACAAAACCTTTGTTTGTTAATGATTTTTTCAGGCTTTTTGATACTTTCATTTCATTTGGATTTAACACCATTCTTTTATTTGGTGAGAACCAATGAATATAACCATAATCATCAATATACCAAGGGAAAATCCCATTTTCATAAGCATTTATAAGTCTTTGAGGATGAAAGTCACCACCAACAGCAACTAAATCATCTTTCATCATCTCTAAAGTTGGAAAATCAAAGTTTTCATCATCAAGTAAATATATTTTATTTTTTTTATCAAGTAATTTCATGTTTGTATTTTATTGAAAAAATGTTAATATCCGACCAATTTAAAAGAAAAAGATAGGAATTTATGGCAAATAGTTATAAAAGAATAGATGCTCATCTATCGAGTTTGGGATATTGTACGCGAGGTGAAGCGAAAAAGTTTTTGAGAATTTTTGAAGTTTTAGTAAAAGATAAAAGAATTTTTGACCCATCTTTAAAAGCTTATCACGACGATATTAAAATTGATAAAGAACCAATAGATGCTGAAACAATCACAATATTATTAAATAAACCTAGTGGATTTATTTGCTCTCATAATGACGCAGGAAGTTTGATTTACTCTTTAATCCCACAACGTTGGAATAGAAGAAATCCAAAAATCTCAACTGTTGGAAGACTTGATGTTGATACAACAGGAGCAATTATTTTAACAGATAATGGTGATTTAAACCATAAATTAACAAGTCCAAAAAGTGATGTAATAAAAGTTTATGAAGCAACTTTGGCTGAACCTTTAAAAGGTGATGAAACACAAATTTTTGCAAGTGGAGAGTTGATGTTAAATGGTGAAAAAAAACCTTTACTTCCAGCAAAACTTGAAGTTATAACTTCTACACAAGTGCGACTTGAGATAGTTGAGGGAAAATATCATCAGGTAAAAAGAATGTTTGCAGCAGTTGGAAATAGGGTAGTTAAACTTCATAGATTAAATTTTGCTGGATTTGATGTAGAAGATTTAAAAGAGGGTGAGTATAAGTTCATAGAACTTTAACACTCCTCTTTTTTTGTTATTGTCCAATCTTTATTTTCTTCTTGAAGTTTATCTATTTGTTTTTGAGTCAAATTTAGATATTTCATAATTTTTCCATCAAAAACAATACAAGAAAAAACTTCTTCTTTTTTAAATAGATTTTTTATAGTTTCAAACATAAATATAACTCTTAATAAAATTTTGCTTTTATTCTATTTTCTAATTCAGCAACAGTCTCTATTGCATCTTTTTCATGATTTGAAAATCCCCAGTTTACTAAAACCGAATCAACTCCTGCATTTGTAGCAGCCATAATATCTTTATGCGAATCTCCAATTAGTTGAGCATTTTGTTTTTCAATATTGTGTTTATCTAAGATTTTATAAACCATTTCTGGATGTGGTTTTGGATTTTTTACACTGTCATATCCCAAAATAGTTGAAAAATATTTTGCTAAACCTACATGATTTAACATCTTATATGCATAAGTAGAGTTAGCATTTGTTGCAACAGCAAGTGTAAAATCACCTTTTAAATCTTCAATTAGTTTAGTAATTCCATCATAAACTACTAAATCACTTAAACAATGTTGATTGTAATACTCTTCAAAAAGTTTTGTTTGTTCTTGTGTAAACTCTTTTGTTCCATAAAAAAACTCTGCTGAATTTATAGTTGGGTCATTTACTTTTTCTAAAATATGATTTTTTTCTAATTTTTCAAAACCTAAATTTTCTCGTACATAATTTATAGTATTTGTAATTGCATATCCACTATCAATCAATGTTCCGTCCATATCAAACATTATCAGACGCATTAAATTCCTTTTTTTTGTATTTTTTATTATATTATGAAAAATATAAGTAAAAAGTTAAATATTTTTTAAATATAGGAGAAATTTTATCTTATTTTAATATTAGAACTGTTACTATTCTTTCATAGGATATTTGTATTAAATCCTCCTACTACTAAATACATATGATTTTGTATCCTATACTCTGAAGTAAATTTGAATACGGGCTTTACAGTTTTTCCCTCTGTAAAGCCTTTTTTTATGCCTTAATAATCTAAAATTTATATACAAGTGAATATAATACCGCTAAATTTTGGGAGTTTCTATGAAAAAAATCTTACCTTTTTTTACAATAATTTTAATAATAGCAATAATTGTTGTAATATTTTTATCTATGTCAAATAGCAAACAAATGGTTGTTTTAAAAGAGGGTAATACAACTTTAACTCCACTTGAAATAGTTTTAGGAAAATATCAAGATAGTGATTGTGGAATGATAATCACTGATTTAACTTATGCCTCTCAAGTTGTTTCAAATGATGGAAAAACTTGGTTTTTTCACGACCACGGTGGAATGGCAAATTGGTTAAGAACAAAAGAGTTTAAAGATAGTGCAAAAATTTGGGTTATGTCAAAAGATACAAATAAATATATTGATGGAAGAACAGCTTTTTATAGTACAACAGAAGCAACTCCTATGAGATATGGATTTGGAGCTTATGAAAACAAACAAGATGGATTTATAACTTTTGAAGAGATGAGTTTAAGAATGCTAAGAGGTGAAACTATGGCAAATCCTGTTTATAAAAAAGAGCTTTTAGGTAAATAATGGAAACAATTAGTATTTTAACAATTATTTCAATAGCTTTTTTAGGTTCATTTGGACATTGTGTGGGAATGTGTGGAGGAATTGTAATTGCTTATTCAAGTACAAAAATAAGAAGTGAATGGTCAAAACAAACACAAACAATTGCTCATCTATTATATTCATTTGGAAGAATTACAACTTATATGATTTTAGGAGCCTTATTTGGTCTTGTTGGTGGAGTTGTAACTTTTGATAATCTTACAAGTGGAATATTTTTACTAATAACTGGTTTTATGATGGTTTTAGTTGGACTTTCACTTCTTGGGAAAATCAAGTTTTTAACAATGCTTGAACATAGTTGTTCAAAATCATCTTTTTATCAAAAAACATTCAAATCACTTTTAGGTTCAGACTCTTTATTTAGTTTTTATCTTTTGGGTATGTTAAATGGACTGCTTCCATGTGGGTTTGTGTATGTTTTTGCAATCACAGCTGCAAGTACAGGAAGTGCATTTTGGGGTGCGATAGTAATGCTTATTTTTGGACTTAGTACAATTCCCGCACTTTTTTCTCTTGGCTTTTTTGTTGGACTTTTCAAACAATCAAATCTTAGAGATTTATTTATCAAACTTGCTTCAATTTTAGTAATAGCTTTTGGAATATATATAGCTTATATCGGTTATGAATATTTAACAGACCCAACAAAAACTATTTTAAATTGTCATATTTAAAAAAATCAATTAAATTTTATAAAGGAGGACAAAATGGTTAAAAAGAAAAAATACTTTAGTTTTTTTGGTATTTTAGCTGCAACTGTAAATAAGAAATTAGAATCTTTAAATTGTATGATTCTTTCTGTTTTATCAAAAGCACCAGCAATTACTAAAATATTGTTACATAAACAATTAAAACCAATGAAATTATATTCAACAAATAACATATAAATAAAAAATTTAGGAAATAAGAAATGCAAAAAAATTTATCTATAAGCTTAGTTGCAAGCTTTCTAATAGCGACAAACCTTTTTTCAGCCGAAAACTTAGAAACAATCACAGTTACAAGTGCTACAAAATCAGAACAATCAATCAAAGATGTTACTTCAAATGTTGAAGTTATAACAAAAGAAGAGATAGAAGAGAAACACTTTACTTCTGTTCCAGAGGCTTTAAATACACTTGCAGGAATTTCATTTGTAAGTAATGGTGGATTAGGTAATTCAACTTCTTTATACTTACGAGGTATGGACTCAAAAAGAGTTTTAGTTTTAATTGATGGAATAAAATATCAAGACCCTTCAAATACTAGTGGTGCTGCACTTGAGCATTTAATGATAAATGATATAGAAAGAATTGAAGTAATTAAAGGTGCTCAAAGTGGTATTTGGGGAGCAGATGCAAGTGCTGGTGTAATAAATATTATTACAAGTTCAGCTAAAAAAGGGTTTCATGGAAATGCTTCTGTGGAAATGGGAAGTTTTCAAACTAAAAAATATGGAATGACAGTTTCTAATAAAACAGATAATTATGATATTGGACTTTCAGCAAATAGAGTATTAACTGATGGATTTTCTTCTCAAGTTCCTTATGGTGAAAATCCGGATGAGTATGTAAAAAATGGTTATAGAAATACAACTGTTAATTTAAAAGGTGGTTATAACTTAACAGATTCTGATAGAATAAGTGCAAATTATAATCATATTAATTCTTTATCGCAATATGATGGAAATACAGGTAATGAAACAAAAAGAAGTGATAATGAATCAAATCTATATTCACTAGCATATAATAAAATTTATGAAAGTCACGATATTAAATTAAAATATGATATTTCAAAATTTGATAAAGAACAATTAGAAGCTACGAAATCTTCGGAAGTAAAAAATTATAATGGTCAAACTACAAGTATAGAATTAACTGATAAAATTTCTTATTTAGATAATGATAATGTAGTTATTGGAGTTAATAAGGAAAAAACTGAAGTTGATTATATAAAAGGAAATAACGATAAAAATGATTCTGAAACAAAAAATAAATCAATATTTTTAACTAATACTAATACTTTTGAAAGATTAGTATTGACTGAATCATTAAGAAGAGATGATTATTCTAGCTTTGGTTCAAAAAATACTGGAAAAATTGGTGCAAAATATTCTATTAATGAAGATTTATCATTTAGTACAAATTATGGAACAGCATACAATGCTCCAAATTTAATACAATCTTTAAATCCTTGGGGAATTTCAAATCCAAATTTAGAACCAGAAAAAGTTAAATCTTTTGATGTATCTTCAACTTATAAAGATTTTACACTTACATATTTTAAAAATAAAGTTGATAATCTTATAAATTGGCAATCTTCAAAATATCAAAATATTGCTGGAACTTCAACTATAGAAGGTTATGAATCAAAATATTCAAAAATGATAATTGAAGATTTATTAATAAACTTAAATTATACTCATTTAAGTGCAAAAAATAGTAAAGAAGAAGATTTAGCTAGACGTCCAAAAAATCAAATAGGTTTTGGAGTTGATTATTATGGAATCAGTAAATTACATTTTAATGTAAATGGTAAATATATTGGTGATAGATATGA
The genomic region above belongs to Arcobacter ellisii and contains:
- a CDS encoding type II toxin-antitoxin system RelE/ParE family toxin translates to MKEILFYKSKSQRSFIEEFLDTLSNKEVEKVLWVFKLIREDEFISTKFYKKLVNTEDIIEIRVQLSNNNFRFLGFEHDGKLIILTNAFRKKEQKTPKNEIELAQKRKKEYLNG
- a CDS encoding helix-turn-helix domain-containing protein — protein: MDDLDKYIQKRKKLSKEFEENFDKGYDDFKIGELLKLARTEAGFTQEEVAIKLNTKKSAISRIENHALDIKLSTLQNFANILGKELKIELV
- a CDS encoding S24 family peptidase, with the protein product MNKIKLEYHQEIDNKIVKKELEFEEDLIKVPYSKASLFVSKVKGKSMQPVILDNSLVVADLSQKEFEDEAIFLIHKDENMWIKKASLIEQKEFFVSINPDFSHLVYKKEDCRIIAKVLIYFENEN
- a CDS encoding DCC1-like thiol-disulfide oxidoreductase family protein, producing the protein MKTNQIILFYDEECPFCKNYTNFLKLKKSFDLKLIDARKNKIELENICKNLDINDGFIVVYENHCFQGAKALEFLNSAVDKTTILGKLHFFFAYENIFSKFLYKILFILRKFILFILRKDSKI
- the aat gene encoding leucyl/phenylalanyl-tRNA--protein transferase, whose product is MKLLDKKNKIYLLDDENFDFPTLEMMKDDLVAVGGDFHPQRLINAYENGIFPWYIDDYGYIHWFSPNKRMVLNPNEMKVSKSLKKSLTNKGFVVKSNENFEKVMRECSQIKRKHEDSTWISEEFIEAYTNLFELEIAFSVETYLNDELVGGLYGLVIGDVFCGESMFAKVTDASKVAFYHLCQWAKENEIKIIDCQVYNDHLASLGAREISREEYFKILKS
- a CDS encoding pseudouridine synthase; the encoded protein is MANSYKRIDAHLSSLGYCTRGEAKKFLRIFEVLVKDKRIFDPSLKAYHDDIKIDKEPIDAETITILLNKPSGFICSHNDAGSLIYSLIPQRWNRRNPKISTVGRLDVDTTGAIILTDNGDLNHKLTSPKSDVIKVYEATLAEPLKGDETQIFASGELMLNGEKKPLLPAKLEVITSTQVRLEIVEGKYHQVKRMFAAVGNRVVKLHRLNFAGFDVEDLKEGEYKFIEL
- a CDS encoding HAD family hydrolase, which encodes MRLIMFDMDGTLIDSGYAITNTINYVRENLGFEKLEKNHILEKVNDPTINSAEFFYGTKEFTQEQTKLFEEYYNQHCLSDLVVYDGITKLIEDLKGDFTLAVATNANSTYAYKMLNHVGLAKYFSTILGYDSVKNPKPHPEMVYKILDKHNIEKQNAQLIGDSHKDIMAATNAGVDSVLVNWGFSNHEKDAIETVAELENRIKAKFY
- a CDS encoding sulfite exporter TauE/SafE family protein → METISILTIISIAFLGSFGHCVGMCGGIVIAYSSTKIRSEWSKQTQTIAHLLYSFGRITTYMILGALFGLVGGVVTFDNLTSGIFLLITGFMMVLVGLSLLGKIKFLTMLEHSCSKSSFYQKTFKSLLGSDSLFSFYLLGMLNGLLPCGFVYVFAITAASTGSAFWGAIVMLIFGLSTIPALFSLGFFVGLFKQSNLRDLFIKLASILVIAFGIYIAYIGYEYLTDPTKTILNCHI
- a CDS encoding TonB-dependent receptor plug domain-containing protein, whose protein sequence is MQKNLSISLVASFLIATNLFSAENLETITVTSATKSEQSIKDVTSNVEVITKEEIEEKHFTSVPEALNTLAGISFVSNGGLGNSTSLYLRGMDSKRVLVLIDGIKYQDPSNTSGAALEHLMINDIERIEVIKGAQSGIWGADASAGVINIITSSAKKGFHGNASVEMGSFQTKKYGMTVSNKTDNYDIGLSANRVLTDGFSSQVPYGENPDEYVKNGYRNTTVNLKGGYNLTDSDRISANYNHINSLSQYDGNTGNETKRSDNESNLYSLAYNKIYESHDIKLKYDISKFDKEQLEATKSSEVKNYNGQTTSIELTDKISYLDNDNVVIGVNKEKTEVDYIKGNNDKNDSETKNKSIFLTNTNTFERLVLTESLRRDDYSSFGSKNTGKIGAKYSINEDLSFSTNYGTAYNAPNLIQSLNPWGISNPNLEPEKVKSFDVSSTYKDFTLTYFKNKVDNLINWQSSKYQNIAGTSTIEGYESKYSKMIIEDLLINLNYTHLSAKNSKEEDLARRPKNQIGFGVDYYGISKLHFNVNGKYIGDRYDKDNKTGAETGNYTIWNSVINYDINKTYKAYLKVDNIFDKYYQTVDGYATAERSAYIGLKASF